In the genome of Triticum urartu cultivar G1812 chromosome 5, Tu2.1, whole genome shotgun sequence, one region contains:
- the LOC125556086 gene encoding probable cinnamyl alcohol dehydrogenase 8D: MEKGTPALGWAARDDSGLLSPYSFSRRVQKDEDVTIKVLFCGICHTDLHIAKNEWGNALYPVVPGHEIVGVVTDVGPGVKSFKAGDTVGVGYFLDSCRSCHTCSKGYENYCPTIVLTSNGVDYDGATTQGGFSDVLVVNQDYVLRVPENLSLAGAAPLLCAGVTMYSPMMQYGLNAPGKHLGVVGLGGLGHMAVKFGKAFGMTVTVISSSPRKREEALERLGADAFLVSQDAEQMKAAAGTMDGIIDTVSAGHPLVPLLELLKPMGQMVVVGAPSEPLALPAYAIIGGGKRVAGNGVGSVSSCQAMLDFAGKHGITADVEVVKMDYVNTAIERLERNNVRYRFVIDVAGSQLGASA; encoded by the exons ATGGAGAAAGGCACGCCTGCGCTCGGTTGGGCCGCGAGAGACGACTCCGGTCTCCTCTCCCCGTACAGCTTCTCGCGAAG GGTTCAGAAGGACGAGGATGTGACGATCAAGGTGCTCTTCTGCGGGATCTGCCACACCGACCTCCACATCGCCAAGAACGAGTGGGGCAACGCCCTCTACCCCGTCGTTCCAGG GCATGAGATTGTCGGCGTCGTCACCGACGTCGGCCCTGGCGTCAAGAGCTTCAAGGCCGGGGACACGGTGGGCGTGGGCTACTTCCTCGACTCCTGCCGCTCCTGCCACACTTGCAGCAAGGGGTACGAGAACTACTGCCCCACCATCGTGCTCACCTCCAACGGCGTGGACTACGACGGCGCCACCACCCAGGGCGGTTTCTCCGACGTGCTCGTCGTCAACCAGGATTACGTCCTCCGCGTCCCGGAGAACCTGTCTCTCGCCGGGGCCGCGCCGCTGCTCTGCGCCGGCGTCACGATGTACAGCCCGATGATGCAGTACGGCCTGAACGCGCCGGGgaagcacctcggcgtcgtcggcctCGGGGGCCTCGGCCACATGGCCGTCAAGTTCGGCAAGGCGTTCGGGATGACCGTCACCGTAATCAGCTCGTCGCCGAggaagcgcgaggaggcgctcGAGCGCCTCGGCGCCGACGCGTTCTTGGTCAGCCAGGACGCCGAGCAAATGAAG gcggcggcgggcaCGATGGACGGCATCATCGACACGGTGTCGGCGGGGCACCCGCTGGTGCCACTGCTGGAGCTGCTGAAGCCGATGGGGCAGATGGTGGTGGTCGGCGCGCCGAGCGAGCCGCTGGCGCTCCCGGCCTACGCCATCATCGGAGGCGGCAAGCGCGTGGCCGGAAACGGCGTGGGCAGCGTCAGCAGCTGCCAGGCCATGCTGGACTTCGCGGGGAAGCACGGCATCACCGCGGACGTCGAGGTCGTCAAGATGGACTACGTCAACACGGCGATCGAGCGGCTGGAGAGGAACAACGTGAGGTACCGCTTCGTCATCGACGTTGCCGGCAGCCAGCTGGGCGCATCCGCTTAG